One Schistocerca cancellata isolate TAMUIC-IGC-003103 chromosome 1, iqSchCanc2.1, whole genome shotgun sequence genomic region harbors:
- the LOC126170199 gene encoding uncharacterized protein LOC126170199: MSYRETTEDLETLVGKLTTLITDTFKCCVRNYEALLPYLGKKETNSKTRHKLVQVNILLNKLNEDLVSLRVEYAGNSSYEQKGKSVLCEGGRKRRMNDLLELGGHETKNIKMKVQFTNNTKHSIALTSETGISMQSEDIVLTDSEETSNTQNQKSDIHRKKNTKMEIQDSKEVKDTHELPITNSQIHAVQKSCDTTNNEKTVCFADDEESESVPDRVVKGNTYDKSADSTIHTESNEACVPLQNVESEISSQETCEDSDMVLSKDPITCVPVQRVEKVCNVRHELYGIKKHKKNSFKCTLCMCVVSNTKTLYSHVQGKKHQKKLAGKACWIRIAEVPNNTSESAASVSVCSTVACSLTDTVPSNSCESIVSDSVCSAVSCSPAEIGPSSSSESTASDSVSPVFCSLADNVAIVEDKDKVASMKRAVVLEHIWTYFDPPFHFNKKFIRFHSGRIICYLCYEETGRYILDVRKHISKVSHLDRINTLRNMNLKNKSSNILMFDVPGSLKNIVPATQFSLRNYGFFCTVCNCFCENTVVLNHMTSESHGKKLDEIQKSV, encoded by the coding sequence ATGAGTTACCGAGAAACAACAGAAGATTTAGAAACATTAGTGGGCAAATTAACCACTCTGATAACTGATACATTCAAATGTTGCGTAAGGAACTATGAAGCCTTACTGCCATACCTTGGGAAAAAGGAAACAAATTCTAAAACACGTCACAAATTAGTACAAGTTAATATACTGTTAAACAAGTTAAATGAAGACCTTGTAAGTCTAAGAGTTGAATATGCAGGTAACTCATCATATGAACAAAAAGGGAAGTCTGTACTGTGTGAAGGAGGTAGGAAGAGAAGAATGAATGATCTACTCGAGTTAGGTGGACATGAgaccaaaaatataaaaatgaaagtgCAATTTACCAACAATACAAAGCATTCCATTGCATTAACTTCAGAGACTGGAATCAGTATGCAGTCGGAGGATATAGTATTAACGGATAGTGAAGAaacaagtaatacacagaatcagaAATCAGACATACACaggaagaaaaacacaaaaatggagATACAAGATTCAAAGGAAGTCAAAGATACACATGAATTGCCTATAACTAATAGTCAGATTCATGCTGTTCAGAAATCATGTGACACTACAAATAATGAAAAGACAGTATGTTTTGCTGATGATGAAGAAAGTGAATCTGTGCCAGATAGAGTTGTGAAGGGTAATACATATGATAAATCTGCTGACAGTACTATTCACACAGAAAGTAATGAAGCATGTGTTCCATTACAAAATGTGGAAAGTGAGATTAGCAGTCAAGAGACATGTGAAGATAGTGACATGGTTCTTAGTAAAGATCCTATAACATGTGTACCTGTTCAGAGAGTAGAGAAAGTGTGTAATGTAAGGCATGAACTATATGGTATCAAAAAGCACAAGAAAAATAGTTTTAAGTGTACACTGTGCATGTGTGTAGTTTCTAACACGAAAACACTGTATAGTCATGTGCAAGGAAAGAAGCACCAAAAGAAACTGGCTGGCAAGGCTTGTTGGATCAGAATTGCTGAAGTTCCAAATAACACCAGTGAAAGTGCagcatctgtttctgtgtgttCTACAGTTGCCTGCTCACTCACTGATACTGTTCCAAGTAATAGCTGTGAAAGTATAGTGTCTGATTCTGTGTGTTCTGCTGTTTCCTGCTCACCTGCTGAAATTGGTCCAAGTAGCAGCAGTGAAAGTACAGCATCTGATTCTGTGAGTCCTGTTTTCTGCTCTCTGGCTGATAATGTTGCTATTGTAGAGGACAAAGACAAGGTAGCATCAATGAAACGTGCAGTTGTGTTAGAGCATATATGGACTTATTTTGATCCACCATTTCACTTTAACAAAAAATTCATTAGGTTTCATTCGGGGCGAATAATCTGTTACCTTTGTTATGAAGAGACAGGAAGGTACATACTCGATGTGAGGAAGCACATTTCTAAAGTAAGTCATCTGGATAGGATAAATACATTACGAAACATGAATTTGAAAAATAAATCCTCCAATATACTAATGTTTGATGTACCAGGCAGCCTAAAGAACATTGTTCCTGCTACACAGTTTAGTTTGAGAAACTATGGTTTCTTTTGTACTGTGTGCaactgtttctgtgaaaatacagtTGTGTTAAATCACATGACAAGTGAAAGCCATGGCAAAAAGCTAGATGAAATTCAAAAATCGGTATAG